One genomic window of Arachis hypogaea cultivar Tifrunner chromosome 8, arahy.Tifrunner.gnm2.J5K5, whole genome shotgun sequence includes the following:
- the LOC112707557 gene encoding uncharacterized protein: MALWMENRSEPLTEAEKADLEAIAAIKESAAIELKEKGNEYVKKGKKHYSEAIDCYTRAINQKALNDSESSVLFANRAHVNLLLGNHRRALSDAQQALNLSPSNIKAIYRAVKASLSLNLLAEAQEYCRKGLKLDPNNEELKRLDRQIRTKISEKEKLEAEVSRAISEAEELVSAIENRGLKIGKAMYRELTGLKKPVLDKNNILHWPVLLLYAEVMSSDFIEDFCETDMLSVHLDIMFSADQPLPWDVENNYKRDFVELYYEAGSGVRLSKEKLLHCLLEGTAASHVDDEEKDAVEDFKHTAGSPKWIKVNEKKTLQDILKEPNFVIPEIPVFYVVSKQSNFYSKFKSGKWAPPSI, encoded by the exons ATGGCGCTATGGATGGAAAATCGTTCAGAGCCACTCACCGAAGCCGAGAAGGCAGACCTTGAAGCCATTGCTGCCATCAAAGAATCTGCAGCCATTGAACTCAAG GAAAAGGGTAACGAGTATGTGAAGAAGGGTAAGAAGCATTACTCTGAAGCAATTGATTGCTACACAAGGGCAATTAATCAGAAAGCATTGAATGATTCTGAGAGCTCTGTTCTTTTTGCGAACAGGGCGCATGTCAATTTGCTTCTTGGGAACCACCGGCGTGCCCTCTCTGATGCTCAACAAGCACTCAACTTGTCCCCCTCCAACATAAAG GCAATTTATAGAGCTGTCAAAGCATCTCTATCACTGAATTTATTGGCTGAAGCACAAGAGTATTGCCGAAAGGGTCTTAAGTTGGACCCCAATAATGAGGAACTTAAGAGGCTTGACCGACAGATTCGTACGAAGATATCTGAGAAGGAGAAGCTTGAGGCTGAAGTCTCTAGAGCCATATCGGAGGCAGAA GAACTTGTGTCTGCAATAGAAAATAGAGGATTGAAGATTGGAAAGGCAATGTATCGAGAACTCACCGGGTTAAAGAAACCGGTGTTAGACAAAAATAATATCCTTCATTGGCCTGTCCTTCTTCTGTATGCAGAGGTTATGTCCAGTGATTTCATTGAGGATTTCTGTGAGACTGACATGCTTTCAGTTCACCTTGATATCAt GTTTTCAGCAGACCAACCACTCCCATGGGATGTTGAAAACAATTACAAACGTGATTTTGTTGAATTATACTATGAG GCTGGCTCTGGAGTTCGTCTATCAAAGGAGAAACTTCTTCATTGTTTATTAGAGGGAACTGCAGCTTCTCATGTTGATGATGAAGAGAAAGATGCGGTTGAGGATTTTAAACACACTGCAG GTTCCCCAAAATGGATCAAAGTAAATGAGAAGAAAACCCTCCAAGATATCCTCAAAGAGCCTAATTTCGTAATCCCCGAAATCCCAG TCTTCTATGTTGTTTCCAAGCAATCCAACTTTTATAGCAAGTTCAAATCTGGAAAATGGGCTCCTCCAAGCATATGA